One Perca flavescens isolate YP-PL-M2 chromosome 9, PFLA_1.0, whole genome shotgun sequence genomic window carries:
- the LOC114561490 gene encoding survival motor neuron protein, with the protein MVPPPSDEWAVGARCRAVWSEDGRLYPATVLCLDGERCRVRFNGYGNQQDMDLSALRSPDAAPPTQRQNSQDWKPGARCRAVYVEDGLVYPAVVLWVKGQRCGVRFDDYNNEEEVDTDSLMNPDELHGPSRAKVKERASNRRKVEKEDEKKRGNQQRDEAEKPANHSFSFFPPFPPPPSPRSASGDAVAFIPPPPPPPPLWAFGGKESSSAAVDASSSMLMLWYMCGFHTGSYMAQQGFQSSSKD; encoded by the exons atggtcCCTCCACCCTCAGATGAG tgggcTGTGGGTGCTCGGTGTCGGGCGGTGTGGTCTGAGGACGGCCGGCTGTATCCGGCCACGGTGCTGTGTCTGGACGGAGAACGCTGCCGAGTCCGTTTCAACGGCTACGGGAACCAGCAGGACATGGACCTGAGCGCGCTCAGAAGCCCTGACGCTGCTCctccaacacagagacaaaactcTCAG GACTGGAAACCCGGCGCTCGCTGTCGGGCCGTGTACGTGGAGGACGGTCTGGTCTACCCGGCTGTGGTTCTGTGGGTCAAAGGTCAGCGCTGCGGCGTTCGCTTCGACGACTACAACAACGAGGAGGAAGTGGACACCGACAGCCTGATGAACCCCGACGAGCTCCACGGACCGAGCAgagccaag GTGAAAGAGAGAGCCAGTAATCGGAGGAAAGTGGAGAAAGAAGAcgagaagaagagaggaaacCAGCAGAGAGACGAAGCAGAGAAACCGGCCAATCACAGCTTCTCTTTCTTCCCTCCgtttcctcctcctccgtctCCTCGGTCGGCCTCTGGG GATGCCGTGGCcttcatccctcctcctcctcctcctcctcctctgtgggCGTTTGGTGGGAAAGAGTCGAGCTCTGCGGCCGTGGACGCCTCCTCCAGCATGTTGATGCTGTGGTACATGTGTGGCTTCCACACCGGCAGCTACATG GCTCAGCAGGGCTTCCAGTCCAGCTCCAAAGACTGA